The genomic DNA CGCTGAGGCCCAAGTTCTCGAGCTCGTCTCTATCATAGGGTGTCCAAAAGGTCTGCAACAATAGTGATCATGACAACTAATTCGCACAAAACAATGCAGCTACATGTTAGGAGATGCTTCAGGAGTGAGTACCTGATTTTGCGTGAGGCAGTCAAGGTCATCCATGTAGTGCATGTAGCGGCGCGCAGGGTCCCATCTAACTGCTCCCACATTCTTCCAGCAATAAGCAACTGTTGGCCTCGATTCTGGGTCATGGTGCAGCCAAGGCTACAAAAAATAACCACAAATGGGTTACAAACACAAGTTATAGTAATATTAATCAAACTTTGCTTAACGTCATCGTATGTACCTCTAATTCGCCACGGTATGGCCGACCTACTGGAAATCTTTCCCAAATCCAAATTTGCAATAGATAGGCACACCCTCCTAGGTTTGAGTCGCTTGCAACCCGTCGACATGCATCACAAAGTTGTCGGTACAACCAAGCAAGTGTTGCCGACCCCCAGCTGTACTGTGCAATGTTTTCCCACTGCTGACCAAGAATAGGTAGTACCATCCATGATATAGTGTTGCCCGAACCATCCGGAAATAAGAAGCCTCCAAAGAGGTGCCACACCCAAACACATGCATGGCGCTCTACAAGTTCTTGAGGTGCTCCTTGGGGGCAATGGTTGAAATTTTCCTTTAGCCAAGCCGACCTCACCCAAAAGGTCTTTCTATCCTTCACTCCCTCTGGCGGTTCTGGTGGACGAATCCCAACCTGCGCCTGAACCATATCCCTCCATCTATCACTCTGTATCATGCCAGTGACTGCATTTCCCTCCAGAGGTAGTCCAAGAATCATTGCCATATCTTGTAGAGTTATGGACACTTCACCGCAAGGCATGTGGAAGCTATGTGTTTCCGGCCTCCAACGGTCAACAAAAGCAGTAAGAAGGGGTGCATCCATCACCGGCAGACCCGCGCACACAACTCGAGCCAAAGGCAGCAACCCAGCCCGGTGCAAGTACGGCGCGTACCGCTCATCCCATCGGAGAGGCGAGTGAGTACGTGCACGGAGGGGCTGCAACGCCTGAAACGGGAACATACAATAGGGTCAGTATCGGTGTAAGCCATGTTCACttcatgcacatatattttgcaaAAGAACACTTACTTCCCCTTCATCAGCTATTATGTGTGCGCGGTGCTTGGAGTTGTAGAACGTCTCCAGTAGAGGGAATATTGGATGGGCCATCCTGCATAGACAAAACGAAGCTTCATTAGTACCAACAATTGCATGTCCTCAAGCATATTCTCGAACTAATGGAATTAACTCTTAGGAACTACACAACTATTTATGGCATTGTGATTCTAAAGTCATTCCATATTAGTATGGAGCCTATTATCCATTACTAAAAAAAACATTATGATTCTAATGTCATTCCATACACAAAAATCATTAGTGCAACTCCGTCATAACTACAATGGAGCCCAAGGATGTCACACCCCATTTCTTTCACTAGTTCTCTTATTTTTTGCCTTGCATTACTCCAACTAATACTCTCATTGCCACTACCTAACCCTAACAAATGTAATATTTGAGACATGCAAGTCATTCCTCTTGTTAAATTCGGGAGCAGAAAAGCATCTGAGTATCACCTAAACATCCATTTATGAGCATACTACCATATACAACATAGATCTTCAAATCAAAAAGCTAACCCTAATCAACAAAAACCACTAAAATCTAGCAATGCACAAGGAAAATCGAAGGGAGAATGAGGGCAATACCTTCGGGGGAGGGGCCGGAACATTCCCCCAACTCCCCCCCTAAAACGACGGatttggggggtggggggggggatcTTAGGGGGGgcgggtcgccggcgccggcatgaACAAGCCGCCGGGCTCGgtctggaggaaggagaagggggggAGGGGGCCGGCGCGGGCCCAGGATGTTGCGCCTGTCGCGCCACCCCGCCTGGCGCGACAGGTGTACACGTCACCAGTCTGTGTGGCAGGCCGCTACTCACTGCCGCCAGCGTGGCAACCCTGTCGCGGCTAGCGGGATGGCGCGACAGAGGCTACTTGTCGCGCCACTATAActggcgcgaccaaacgggctaTACCGTGCAAATAAAATCCGTAGCaggttaaaattaaaatattattaaaaaaagttaaaaataaaaaaaattcgccAGAGATCGCTCGCGTGACGTGCTTGTCGTAGGCTCGTATCCTGGGAGTGCGAACCGCAGCTGCAGTGCTGAGTCAGTGAGTCTGCGcgcactgtttttttttttttagaaagacaGGCCAGAGCCCTGCCCCGTTCCATTAGAAACAAGTCAAATCTGCGCACACTGTTTCACCAACTGAATCTGAAAGAGCCAAACGATGGGGAGTCCTGATATTCCAATTCTGCATCTGGGTGATACCGTGAGGGCATTTAGATTTTAGACCAAATGCATCCTCTTTTTTGGttaatttattttgtttgtCTCCAATTTAAACTCAGCAGCGATCCTGTATCATTTGGGCTTGCCACTTGCATCTATTCTTTCCGATGCGTGGACAAATAACAGCTAAACAAATGCATTTGGTCATTAGCTATTAGATTTTTACAGATCGACTCCAATCCTAAGGAAAGCGTGCAGCATGATCctgttagagcaactccaaaaaGCTCCCTATCCCGGCTCGcctcggcaaaaaaaaaaaacgaaatcACCATTGAAAATAGACATCCATCCTTCTCGCCATGCTCGGCAAAGGCTCATCTTCCCTTGGCAAAGATGCCGAGCGAGTTGGACTCGCCATCCGCCCTCCCGCACACGCCCGCGCCCCTCTTTCCTGCGCGGCCCGCTTCGTGCTCGTGCCCTGCCTCGCTTCTCCTCCTGCCATCGCGCCACCCTGGCCCTCgtcggcggccgccgctgctggGACCACCACGGGCCACAGGAAGGAGGAGACGCCGGTGGCGGCCATTGGCGAAGTTAGAGTAAATATAAGAGGGTGCACAAAATTAAGTTGTGGGTTGCATATATAGTGAAAAATTGAATCTAACCACTGGTTTTGCAAAATTCTGTGGGTGCATCGGCACCCCCTAGCTATAACCTACCTTCGCCTCTGGTGGCGGCCACGGTGAACATCGTCGGGAGCAGCTACAAGTTCTTGGAGTTCCACCGGCTGCGAGTCGAGCTCCACTGGCCGCGAGCGGGGATGAGGAAGACCTCTCTTCTCCACGCGGTCGCCCATCCAACAGTGATTGCGAACAGCCAACCAAATAAAAGTTTTGCATTTTCCTGGAACCCAAGACTTCCAGAGACATTTCCAAGGCTCAAAAGTGATGGAACTAATGAATAAGGCATGATATGTAGACTTTGTGGAAAACATACATGACGAGTCGAGTTTTTAACAGTGCAGGTCCTCCGATGGGTTGAGAACAAAGCCTGAGAGAACGTCCCATAGGTCAAGGTATTCAATGAGACCGTGCCAGCCTGAAACCCAAGTCAGATCATGGAGAGCTGCAACCACTGTTCTTGTCTTACGAAGTCTGTTGAGGACACATTTTAAAACATTTGGGGCCAATTCCTCTAACTTGTGACCATGTAACCAGCGGTCTGACCAGAAAAAGGTGTCTTCTACATTACCAATGATGGTCATAACTGATATGGCAAACATAGCTTTGGAGTGGGAATGTAGATTTCCAGACCAGACTATCCGGGTTGGTTTTCTTGATCCAAAGCCATCGCATTTGAAGTAACCAGCCGATGGTTTCGAGGTTGATAATGCCCAGCCCGCGCCAGCTCCAGTGGTCACATAACTTTCTCCCAAACCATCAAACAACAGCCACTATTAATCTTCTTTCTCCCTTTTCACCATATTCAGACTTAATCATTTTTCCTTGCTACTACTTGAGCCTAAAGTGCCGGAGTTCCCCCCTTTTTTTATCTTATCATATTTTACGGGTAATTAATTGGATCTACACCAGCGCATTGCTTACAAGTTACATTGCCAAAGGTAACTTTCTCGGTAGCAATAGAGAAAATGTGAGATGAGAAGGTGGCTTGAGCACACGAAATCTACTGCCTCAAACGTCATGACACTATTTTTATCCACAAACCTTAGGTATCCTTCTCATCGCAGTTGTTGAGATAATATTATCCTTCACTCCTTCGGAAGAAAATTCCTTGAAAAGGCCGCATATCTTTGCGTAAGAAAATTACTGAAGAAACATCGGAAAGTGACTCTTGATTTCTTGAAGTTTTCAGCAGTGAAACTCATTTTCGAGATGATTTTGAAACAGACCACGCAGACATCGAACTTGTGCTCCCAAGTTCATCGACAGTTCCGCACCACCCACCACAAGTTGTCGGGCTTTTTGGAGAAATCAAGTTGTCGGTTTTGAAAAGTAAACTTTACTCTACCGTCGGCACTTCCCGCGATTGACATCCGAACGAGCAAAACTGCATTCTCAAGTGAAATTGCAAATTGATCTCACGCCAACGCCAATAGAAAGTGTTTCTCGCCATGTTTCACCACAGTCACACAACCAGTCCCGTCGTCCTCCCTGGCAGCTGGGTAGGGCCGCCCCTCGAAGCCTCCGCGCCACCGTCCTCCCTGGCCGCCTCCGACGACAAAGGGGAGAAATTCCACCCTCTTTTGGTGACGCGCCGCGATGCCAATGCGTACGTCGCCCTATCCTCCGACGTCGGCGACGTGGTAAGCCGCCCCGCCCTCACCTTGCCACTCAGGTCCTGCGACAGAGGCTGCTGGGCTCCGTCCGTCACTGGTTCAGTGCTGGTCTGCTGCTGTAAGCCTGTAACAGCATCTCTCAACGGTGACTGGAGCTCCAACATGCCGCTGCTGAAGCACCCTGATACTCGAGCGGCGCCCCTGCCTTCTGCTTAGCAAGGCAAAGAGACAGGGCATTTGTCGGCGCGCTTGCAAATCAGGCAGCAACGGGAGTCGATTTTCTGATGGTGAGTTCAAACCTTCTAGCTCAGACGCTTAAACCAAGGTTGCTGGATGCTCAAGTAGATCAGTACCATGTGCTTGGAGGAATGCTAAACTGAATGTTTCTTCTGGGAAAGGCAAAGAATTTACCAATATTCAGATTACCAAATGTCAGAACAAGCGAACTGAACTTTATTCAATTGAGGCTCCAAGTGGAGAAGTGGACAGATGGATGCTGAACAATGCTACACCCTTTACTTGAAGTACAGTTCAAGCAGTTTCTTCAGGGTTTCAAACACACTTGTGAATGGGTTCAGTGCTATTGGTGCCTTCAGCTTTAGATCTGGGAACTGATTTGTCAGGGCCTCATTCATCCCGGGCATCGACATCATCAGGGCGAGCTGGTCCGAGGACATGTACTCGCAGTCCTGCGGGGTGTCCTTGATCTTGCTCGGGTCGTAGCCGAAGTTGGCGACATAGGACTTGTACTTCTCGATGAATTCTGGCCCAGGATTAGGTGTTCTTGAGTATATCTGGTTCAGTGGCAGAAAAATGAGTTAGGCTTATGATGTTTCACATTACAAGTGCATCAGATATGCAGATGTATTTACTACTGTAAAGGTATACTTTCCGTACTTGCTTAATGTTGCTGTTCTACAAAACTTACTTTTCAATGTTCCGTTCTTAACAGAAAAGATAAAAAATTAGCATAGTTCAGCTGACAATGTTATCAGTTCTTAGTAAAATTTGATTGTAAGCTCTTTTGCAGGAACCTAGTTATAACTGCAAAATAAAGAACCTTCAGCAGTTCAGAGTTTAGTTCCTCACCTGAATAAAGCTTGTATCCTTTGCTCCAGATACAATTGCATAATTGTCATAGTCAGTTGCAAGAACATCATAGGGTTCCTTGGGTATGAACGGTAGTGTCGGGAACCGAAGAAAGCATTTCTCACGGATCATCTCCTGTCTCTCAAGATCTGTCTCAGCACTCGCCATGTCTTCTTCAGACAGGCATTGCACCCTGCCCCGAATACCAGTTATGTATCCATCAGGTCCACCGTGGACACAGAATGTATCCACCTGGATTGAGCGTGACTTCTCATCAAATGAATACACACCCTGCAGTGGCAACAAATTTCTGTAACAATCCACTTACAGACTACATCATGCAAAGGCTATGTGAATAATATCATCCCATGAAAACCTATTGCAAAAGGCCACAGTTTGATATTAAGATGTAAAAATCAGGTTGTAACAATTAAGGAAGGATATATCATTAGGGTATTATGCAGATAAAGTGATACAGTACCAAAGTGACTCCTTAGTGCTATTCTGTTCAATGTTTCAGGCATTACAATACCTGAGTGCAATGACAGTCTTCTTGTCCTTGACCAGCAAATCCACGTTTCAGTGAGGCTACCTCAAACCATCTACCAGAGTAGCGAACTGGATCAAAGTTCTTGGCAGTCATAcccctcatcatcatcatccccgCGCTGCCTTCATCCGAAGGGCTGTCAAATTTTAGAGGAACTGAAGCACTATCGATGGCTGCCACTGTCGCAATCTGGCACAAGCCCAGCCGGGCAGAGGTTTCTGCAGGAATAGCCTGGACAACAAGAAGAGTTCATCGATATCGCGGCATACTATTTTTAACTGGTAATCATATTCTTATTATTTCCTTAACCATTTTTGCTGACTTGAATGAACCATGTGCCAGTGCTGTATAATCTTTGCTCAACATCAATCTTTATGTGATCTCCAAGCTCTTATCCTTTCGTGATATGTACGTGCTGTGCCTATACTAAGAATCTAGAACATAATGCGGGAATTTCTCTTTATAATCTCTAAGATTTGTGTTTCTTTCTGATATGATACAAGGGGATCTAACATAACAAAATCAACATACAAATAGGTACCTGACTAGGTGGATAGATGAACACGAGCGAAGCAGCAAAGCAAGAGATTATCTGCTTGGATACTACTCCATGTTTGTTCGGTGGTGTTTCCTCATTCAGAGAGCATCTGACGATTCTCAGTCTGGTGGTGCTACAGTTTCTTCTGCCAAGCCGAAAGCCCGAAACCAACAGAACTTAGAGCGGAAAGGCATCCAGAAAACAAAGTAAGTTTTACAGCAAATCTCCTGTTTTTTGGGTACTCGTAATAAACTCATCAGCATTGCATCCAGAATAGCAATGACAAGGATAGTCACAACATTGTTCGCTTGAGTTACTAATTACTACTAGTCACCGTAGCTGGATCACCACTGAAGTAGGATTTCGATTTAGCATCAAGATTCAGGAGCACCCAAACATGCTTGAGATTCCAATAGCACCTAAACCTTGCTGCCGCCCCCCACCGTATTCAGAAATCTGAACAACCTCCCCAGCCTGATCTGTTGCTGGTGGTCCAGTACCTGGAAGTGGCGGTGCGAGCGGGGAGTGACGATGCGGGGGAGCAGCCCAGCGCCACGAGAACCATGGCTCCCGCAGCCTCGCGCGCTCGCCTCCAAGTCTCAGGCCGACGGGACCGCTCTCGGAGGCTTCTTGATAGTCAGTGGATTATGCAGTGGGGTTTCGCTGTCCATGGCGTGGCATGGCAGATCGGAGATGGAAGGCACAAGGCAGGAAGGGGAGTGTGCTGCTCTGCCGCAGCCGGATGAATCCGAGGGAGCAGCGCCAGCCAATGGGAGGTCCCCACGTGTGCCACCTCTCGGATTGGAACCTGAAAGGCCTCTCGCGCTGTCGCGCAAGACGAGTTCTTTGTGACCAAACTTGGGCCGAATCTCACAGTCGTGGGCCGGATTGCTATCAAGCCCGCAAGAAAAAGCCTACTTCGTGCTCCCGCTCTCCTCAAAGCCTACTTCGTGTTCTTGCAGAGTCAACTCCTCTGCGCCTCTGCCATGGCTGGCTGGCCACGAGAGGAGAGGAGTAGAAATAGAATAAGCAGCCAGGAAAGAGACTTCAAGCTCCAGTGTCTTAGTTAATCCGCCGGGTCTATCACACTCACATCACATGCCATGCCGCCGGCCTGCTGTGATGCCGTCCGTTTGGACGGGATTCTTTGTTCTTTGCCCCGCTAACACCACCTACCAGTTTGCCACCGATTACCTCCTGGCTCCTCGACATTTCGATGAGTCAATCCAGCGACGCCAGTAAGCTATCAGACCTGGCGCTGGGTCCGAAGTCTTGATACAAAATTCGGCGCCACGGCATGCTGCGCTCGCAGACATTAGTTTACTTCATCCGATCGGTTGGGGCCGTTGAGCTGCAGCAGTGCAGCTGTTCGATCGCATCTGTGCATCTTGCCCCCTTCCTCCATTGTAGCGATCCTCCTGCAGAACTGCTCTTTGCCATCTCTACGTCTTTCCGTCGTTCTGTCCGCCTCCGGCCCGTCCCCTCCGAATCTCCGACTGCGCGCAGGCTCCGGCAGGAGCCCCGGCCTTGTTGCCTCTGTACGTGCACCTTCATATGTTTTACGGCATTGACAATTAAGGTCAGTATTACGAGTGTCTAATTGCATTTGCAGATGAATTGCTCTTCCtggatgcagcagcagcatcccCAAAGATCCATCCGTCGGCGCAAGGATGGAGGTCGTCGCCGTCAGCGCGGCGCGCTGGGTGCTGGATGCTGGGCAAGGCCTTGGGCACCGTCACGGACGGCTTTCTGGAGGCATGGGCGGCCAGCGAGGGGCTCGGCCCCAACGTCGACGCCCTCAAGATGGAGCTCCTGTACGCGCAGGGGATGCTCGACAACGCGCAGGGAAGGGAGATCCGGAGCCCTGCGCTGAAGGAGCTGCTGCTCAAGCTGCAGCAGCTGGCGTATGGCGCCGACGACGTGATCGACGAGCTTGAGTACTTTCGCATCCAGGATGCCCTTGACGGCACGTCGGCACCTACCATGCTGCCGACGTGCACGACGGGGGCTGCGTGCACGGCCTCGTCCTCAATGCACGCCACACTGCCAGAGCCATTGCTAGTAAGCTGAAGCTCTCCTCAGGCTCCCGTGAAGCCAGCCGTGGTGACACTGATGAGCATGAAGATGATGCAAAGCAAGGATGCCTCTCTGCCATCTGTTCTTGTGGATGCGTCCAAGGCCTCACCGTTAACGTGCGCCACACTGCCAGAGCTGTTGCTAGTCAACTGAAGCTCTGCTCAGGCTCACGTGAAGGGAGCCGTTGTGATCCTGACGACGATCATGAAGATGATGCAAAGCAAGGATGCATCTCTGCCATCTGTTCTTGTGGCAGGCGTGCCATCAGTTCTGCTGCACCAAAATCTCCCAACATCCAGAGCGACCAGAATGTCCGATGCACGTCAAAGGTCGCTTCCAGTGCTTGCCGGGCTGCACATAATGTCGGTAAACGCCCCCAATGCTGTTCATTCCCATGCATTCATAATAATGCTCGCTCTGACATGTTGGAGGAGCCAGGAAATGGATGGGCAAGGTTCTGTAGTGCTTGTCGATCCAAGATTAAAGAGGGAAAACATGTTTTGCAAACACCAGAGTTGAAGTTTGATAGGGTGGAAATCTCCAAAAAGATGAAAGACATTGTAGAGAAGCTAAAGCCTGTATCTGCCAAGGTTTCCACCATTCTTGATATGGAGTTGTTGGGCTCTGCCATTCTTAAGCTAGAGCTGTTAGGATCCAACCGTACCACAGCCCAAAAACATGCTATGGACCGTCCAGACACAACTCCAGTTATTATAGAGCCTAAGTTGTACGGGAGGGATAATCTGAAAAAGAGTCTTGTCGACGGCATTACTCATggaaaatattttgcaaatgaCCTTGTGGTGCTTCCAATTGTTGGTCCAGGGGGTATTGGAAAGACAACTTTCACACAGCACTTATATGATGAAGTAAATGGCTATTTTGATGTTGCAATTTGGATATGTGTATCTCTCAATTTTAATGTGAGCCGGTTAACACAGGAAGCTGTGAAAAAGATCCCTAGAGTTGACAGTGAAAAGGAAAACAGTGGCTTCCAAGAGCTCATTGAACAGAGATTAAAAACTAGACGGTTTCTGCTTGTATTGGATGATATGTGGACATGTCAAGAGGATGAGTGGAAAAATCTACTAGCACCATTCAGAAGAGGGGAAGAAAAAGGTAATTTGGTTATTGTGACAACTCGAATTCCTGAGGTGGCAGAAATGGTTAAGACAGTTGATTGTTCAATAGAAATGGATCGTTTGGGAGATGAAGATTTTATGCATTTCTTCGAAGCATGTGTATTCGGACACCAGCAGCCCTGGAAAGACCATCCGAAATTACGTGATATTGGGAAAAAGATAGTGAGCAACTTAAAGGGTTTCCCTCTAGCAGCAAAGACTGTAGGCAGATTACTAAGAAATCAACTTACTATTGATCACTGGACAAGAATTCTAGAGAGCAAAGAATGGGAACTCCAAACAAACAGCAATGACATTATGCCAGCACTAAAGCTTAGCTATGATTATCTTCCTTTCCATCTACAACAATGCTTCTCATATTGTTCTTTGTTCCCAGAAGATTATGAATTTGGTAGTGATGAGCTAATTCACTTGTGGATAGGACTAGATATTGTACACTCAAGTGGTCAGAATAGAAGAATTGAAGATGTTGCAGGGAGTTATTTGATTGACTTGGTTAatcatggattcttgaaaaaGAATGAGAAAGACAACTGTACTCCTTATTACGTTGTACATGACCTGCTACATGATTTAGCTGTGAAAGTTTCAGCATATGAATGTATTAGTATACATAGATCCAATGTGAGGTCCATACAGATCCCAACTTCTACACGCCACTTGTCTATCATCATAGATGACAAATAAGTTGAGGATAGATTGAATTTTGAGAACTTCAAAAGGGAACTTAGAGAACTTGACAAAAGACTGAATGTTGAAAACCTGCGTACATTGATGCTGTTTGGGAGCCATCATGGAAGCTATGCCAAGATTTTTGGTTACTTATTTAGCAAGGCAAGAGCCCTTCGTGCAATTTATTTATCTGGAGCATCATATAATGTGGAGGACATGTTGCATAACTTCTCAAAACTTGTTCATCTTCGCTACCTAAGGATCAAGTCAGCGCATAATGAGGACATATGCTTACCCACTGCTCTGTCTAGACTTTATCATTTGGAGGTCATAGACCTACAAGAATGAAAAGGATGCTTTGGTTTCACAAGACAAATGATCAACCTAGTAAAATTGCGTCATTTTTTGGTGCCAGAACATCAACTTCAACTACACTCTGACATAGTTGAGGTGGGAAAAATGAAGTTGTTGCAAGAGTTAAGGAGCTTTGAAGTTGGAAAAGAATGTAAAGGTTTTGACCTAAGTCAACTAGGGCAATTGTTAGGACTTGGAGGTTCACTTGCCATCAGTAGTCTTGAAAGGATACATGCAATGAAGGAAGCAGATGAGGCAAGAGTTGCACAAATAAATCGTTTGAACAAGTTAACATTAGAATGGGATGCCAATCGATCTGAAAAGGATATTGAACATGAAGAAAATGCTCTGGAGACTCTTATGCCACACAACAATCTTCAACACTTGTGCATTAGAGGCCATGGGGGCACAAAATGCCCACAATGGCTAGGTGAGAAGCTCTCGGTCAAAAATTTGGAATCTCTTCATCTAGATGGTGTAGCTTGGAGTTTATTTCCACCTATTGGAGAGTTGTGGCTTGTTAATGGGCCTCATGAAGAAATTTCAAGTAATATCTGTGATAAAAAGTTTCAAAACTTGAGAAGACTGGAACTTGTTAAGCTACCAAGGTTGAAAAAATGGACTGTAGATGCCCCTTGTCAATTGTTTGCTCACTTGGAAGTGCTCATCATTAGGGATTGCTCCAAACTTACGGAGTTGTCTTTTGCACATTCTAATTGCTGTCaacaagagaaagagaaagagaaagaggcaAACATGAAATGGTTTCCTAGTTTACGAAGAACTTGAAATCGAGAAATGTCCTGGACTGTTGTCCTTTCCTCCTATTCCTTGGACTAGTGCACCGTGCTCTGCTATGATAAGTGGAATTGCTACGGGTTTACGCAATTAAGTTTGCCGCAAAAAATACAAATCTGAGTATAGCTTGGACGTTAAGGGATCTATTGATTTGGATAGCACATTCTGGAACTTGTTGGCCTTTGATAATCTATCTGAACTAAAAGAGTTGGAGATTATGAGGTGCCCTCCTCTCTCACTGCATCACTTTCATATGCtgttgttagaaatctaggcaattttcggtatattttaattccaaaattagatgtataaactagcaatatttctatgactttaaggagtaaaagaaaacatgagaacatgtttatacttatcacacatataagcataaacaatataaataaccaaagttttagggagtaccctaaagcggggccgttgccggaggcattggctgcgctgttaccaactggagtagacatctactcggttggcctcagtcgaagtagtcgaactaaatcggtgcaggaagatgttcgcagtgcagtcccacgaacggtcaccaagatgccaccagaatgtagtcgacgtagttgttcggctcgtccaccaggaagtagtcgtacaatcgggcaaagccttagtatttttgagcagtcacgctaaagcgttacccaaaaacctgattgcccgcctatcccgtgcaggatctcaaggcgagcaaggtttcggaggcctgctcacgctaattctgtgcgcgcagagattagcgttggggaactcagttgttgcaactggagagggagaagagaggagccgagttgcctcagtactctggtgcaggatggatgagggggcatggcactccttatatagtgactcaggtgctcaggttcgttgaacctggacaccatcagagtcatttaggtgatgcggttatggccattaattacagatttaattgcacgtttaatcgcacgattaattgccgccgcgccgcgccgcgccgcgccgcaccgcccgtccggccggccgcgccgcaccgcgccgcgcctcgcctcggcctcgtcggcctcggcctcggccacggccacggccacggccacggccacggccacggcccggcccggcccggctcggcgaggcgagcgagcgcgcgcgcgcgtgtggttcaccgtcctcctcttaccggcttcacaagtggtgtacaagaagtccaccttttaagtcggttgagatcctcctcaattcccggtacggaattaaacattgattccctagcattaatagtgggctttaaattcttttattgctttagaataaatgggccaagcccattactccaacaatccccaccaagaaattcaagccacactagaaataccctcattctctctttgatataccagtattcgacagagactgttaagttgaacttccatctaggacaaaggctacacttattcacaactgtgcaatggactatgccttgaattgccagttttgtgcaaacaagtttgaccagagccctacactggtactaggctgcaaaagcatccccgcggtttggagcttataagtcatactccaggcccttcatgagt from Panicum virgatum strain AP13 chromosome 7N, P.virgatum_v5, whole genome shotgun sequence includes the following:
- the LOC120683933 gene encoding chloroplastic lipocalin isoform X1, which produces MVLVALGCSPASSLPARTATSRRNCSTTRLRIVRCSLNEETPPNKHGVVSKQIISCFAASLVFIYPPSQAIPAETSARLGLCQIATVAAIDSASVPLKFDSPSDEGSAGMMMMRGMTAKNFDPVRYSGRWFEVASLKRGFAGQGQEDCHCTQGVYSFDEKSRSIQVDTFCVHGGPDGYITGIRGRVQCLSEEDMASAETDLERQEMIREKCFLRFPTLPFIPKEPYDVLATDYDNYAIVSGAKDTSFIQIYSRTPNPGPEFIEKYKSYVANFGYDPSKIKDTPQDCEYMSSDQLALMMSMPGMNEALTNQFPDLKLKAPIALNPFTSVFETLKKLLELYFK
- the LOC120683933 gene encoding chloroplastic lipocalin isoform X2 produces the protein MVLVALGCSPASSLPARTATSRNCSTTRLRIVRCSLNEETPPNKHGVVSKQIISCFAASLVFIYPPSQAIPAETSARLGLCQIATVAAIDSASVPLKFDSPSDEGSAGMMMMRGMTAKNFDPVRYSGRWFEVASLKRGFAGQGQEDCHCTQGVYSFDEKSRSIQVDTFCVHGGPDGYITGIRGRVQCLSEEDMASAETDLERQEMIREKCFLRFPTLPFIPKEPYDVLATDYDNYAIVSGAKDTSFIQIYSRTPNPGPEFIEKYKSYVANFGYDPSKIKDTPQDCEYMSSDQLALMMSMPGMNEALTNQFPDLKLKAPIALNPFTSVFETLKKLLELYFK